The Desulfosporosinus acidiphilus SJ4 genome has a window encoding:
- a CDS encoding GNAT family N-acetyltransferase, translating into MFECEYHNLKIESNSNQALVNLSKVEVRPFHEDDIVKIATMHREIFPEYFLSHLGVSFLSLFYREFLHSNQNCGYVAEYNDKLIGLVAGTKQSVQFFQQFYGRNFARVAFLILKGLLTDKVVRRSIRKRTTHFRYAWQSFWRPKITSISSGKINSCQPFSILSLGVKQEYRGLGVAEKLLIEYCAQLYIQEVQKVSLTVLPHNSRAIAFYNKCGWYEESHSTTSIRFSYSFTQINTFDKTNMR; encoded by the coding sequence ATGTTTGAATGCGAATATCATAATTTAAAAATTGAAAGCAATTCCAATCAGGCATTGGTAAATCTTTCAAAGGTTGAAGTCAGACCTTTCCATGAAGATGATATTGTAAAGATAGCAACGATGCATCGTGAAATTTTCCCAGAATATTTTCTTAGCCACCTAGGAGTATCGTTTTTATCGTTGTTTTATAGAGAATTCCTTCATTCTAATCAGAATTGCGGGTATGTTGCTGAGTATAACGATAAATTAATTGGTTTGGTAGCAGGTACGAAACAGTCCGTACAATTTTTTCAACAATTTTATGGACGTAATTTTGCGCGAGTAGCTTTTCTAATACTAAAAGGATTGTTAACTGATAAAGTTGTACGTCGTAGCATTAGAAAAAGAACTACTCATTTTCGATACGCTTGGCAATCATTTTGGCGACCTAAGATAACCTCAATAAGCTCTGGCAAGATTAATTCTTGTCAGCCTTTTTCAATATTATCTTTAGGTGTTAAGCAAGAGTACAGGGGGCTAGGTGTAGCAGAGAAATTGCTCATTGAATATTGTGCACAACTTTACATACAAGAGGTGCAAAAAGTCTCCTTAACAGTACTGCCGCACAACTCCAGGGCTATTGCCTTCTACAATAAATGTGGCTGGTACGAGGAATCTCATAGTACTACCAGTATAAGGTTTAGTTATTCCTTTACACAAATCAATACATTTGATAAGACGAATATGCGATGA
- a CDS encoding cell wall-binding repeat-containing protein has translation MATEQQAPIILVGTTMQDSLASLNFIKNHMTSGGTVTIVGGTAVVPRKVEEKKQPWFSD, from the coding sequence TTGGCGACAGAGCAACAAGCCCCCATTATCCTGGTAGGCACGACCATGCAGGACTCACTGGCCAGCTTGAACTTTATTAAGAACCATATGACATCTGGTGGAACTGTTACGATTGTCGGGGGAACTGCCGTTGTTCCTCGAAAAGTTGAAGAGAAAAAACAGCCTTGGTTCAGTGACTAA
- a CDS encoding APC family permease, giving the protein MPETEMKKTLGLTGVTVNAMALIAPGAFLWLTYQIQSAQVDTSGNTTGGDMFAGLVFALILAFLTAISYSKLAELYPEAGTGSSYYFAEQAFLNRELKVSGFSRIAKFLTGWFSHLYYWVYPGVMVAMFATMVTYIAGQLNVTLSIPVQIIIAVAFAFIVGAVAYRGINGSTLFAILINVIQIVTLVFITVLALIYRLNNPQHVQFVHKSLLDIIMPHNFSAVLFQATISILLLVGFESTTALAAEAKSPKHVSRGVILSLILQGLIFYLFEYFGANAWINTSYTQTIGNKTFTGLDAAAQSGAPIGDMVQNLGNVLLNNSGFALMIIVSISVAIAIFGSTLSCMNSGVRVTYAMSKDKEVPSILGMLHPKHATPHAGVWILTIASALIGGFGVISVRNLTAITLFSNVGTFIIYGMTNIISLIAFMRHPAQNKVLHLIVPILGFIANLGMLIAVFYLGILGGGDTKIAALEAIAATGIWTVIGIFYLISNSRSLGRKIITSHNAAR; this is encoded by the coding sequence ATGCCCGAGACAGAAATGAAGAAGACTTTGGGTCTAACTGGTGTAACCGTTAATGCAATGGCTTTAATAGCCCCAGGTGCATTTTTATGGTTAACTTATCAAATACAATCTGCACAGGTCGATACATCGGGAAATACAACAGGAGGAGATATGTTTGCAGGTCTGGTATTTGCTCTAATTTTAGCTTTTCTTACGGCAATCTCCTATTCAAAATTGGCAGAGTTATATCCTGAAGCAGGGACAGGAAGTTCATATTATTTTGCTGAACAGGCTTTTCTTAATAGGGAATTAAAAGTATCTGGTTTCTCTAGAATAGCTAAGTTTTTAACAGGGTGGTTTTCGCATCTTTATTACTGGGTATATCCTGGAGTCATGGTTGCAATGTTTGCCACCATGGTTACCTATATTGCTGGTCAATTAAATGTCACCTTATCAATTCCTGTTCAAATTATCATCGCGGTTGCGTTTGCTTTTATTGTTGGTGCAGTGGCATATCGGGGGATAAATGGTTCTACTCTCTTCGCTATATTGATTAATGTTATCCAAATTGTAACCTTGGTATTTATTACCGTCCTTGCTTTAATATATCGGCTAAATAATCCTCAGCATGTTCAATTTGTTCACAAAAGCTTACTTGATATCATAATGCCCCATAATTTCTCAGCGGTGTTGTTCCAGGCTACTATTTCTATTCTTTTATTAGTGGGCTTCGAATCGACTACAGCCTTAGCGGCAGAAGCTAAGTCACCAAAGCATGTAAGCCGTGGAGTAATTCTTTCCCTTATTTTACAAGGGCTGATATTTTATCTTTTTGAATATTTTGGTGCTAATGCATGGATCAATACTTCTTATACACAAACGATTGGTAATAAAACATTTACAGGGTTAGATGCAGCTGCACAATCTGGGGCACCTATCGGCGATATGGTACAGAATCTTGGAAATGTGCTGTTGAACAATTCTGGCTTTGCCCTCATGATCATTGTTTCGATTTCTGTGGCTATTGCAATCTTTGGTTCTACGCTATCTTGTATGAATTCTGGAGTCAGAGTAACCTATGCAATGTCCAAAGATAAAGAAGTTCCAAGTATCCTTGGAATGTTACATCCAAAACATGCTACCCCTCATGCCGGAGTCTGGATACTAACAATTGCGTCGGCACTTATAGGTGGATTTGGAGTAATTTCGGTCCGAAACTTAACTGCCATAACTCTATTCTCAAATGTCGGGACCTTTATAATTTACGGGATGACTAACATAATAAGCTTGATAGCCTTTATGCGGCATCCAGCCCAGAACAAAGTGCTCCATTTGATTGTGCCAATACTTGGCTTCATTGCGAATTTAGGGATGCTGATAGCTGTATTCTACCTAGGAATTTTGGGAGGTGGCGATACAAAGATTGCTGCTTTGGAAGCTATTGCTGCTACAGGAATTTGGACAGTTATAGGAATATTTTACTTGATTTCTAACAGCCGTTCATTGGGCCGAAAAATTATCACTTCTCATAATGCTGCAAGATAG
- a CDS encoding PP2C family protein-serine/threonine phosphatase has translation MSIKSNIQKFHFSVEGNTNKGQVRPRNEDYFNYFIPPHINIRETFGSLFVISDGVGGHLAGEVASAEAVNVLLQEYYFGNYSKKPPNRLKEAFAHAATHIFDLSKQHKGFSNMQCTLTALLLRQDQYIIAHAGDSKAFLLRSKTLTQLTKDHSLVAKLVRMGLVSKEQAKTHPYKHMLIRALGESPLLPIDLSTGTIQTGDVFCLITDGILEHLNENELREFLLENEENDNFGKIHKRLIREVNSRGGCDNMTILTVKVMEDSQIVSS, from the coding sequence ATGTCAATAAAAAGTAATATACAGAAATTTCATTTTAGTGTGGAAGGAAATACGAATAAGGGTCAGGTCCGTCCACGAAACGAGGATTACTTTAACTATTTTATTCCTCCTCATATAAATATAAGAGAAACTTTCGGAAGTCTTTTCGTAATTTCGGATGGTGTAGGAGGGCATCTAGCCGGGGAGGTTGCTAGTGCTGAGGCGGTAAATGTTCTTCTGCAAGAATATTATTTCGGAAATTACTCTAAAAAACCACCTAATCGTTTAAAAGAGGCCTTTGCTCATGCAGCTACGCACATTTTTGACTTATCTAAACAACATAAAGGATTCTCGAATATGCAGTGTACTCTTACTGCATTATTGCTCAGGCAAGATCAATATATTATTGCTCACGCTGGAGACTCAAAAGCCTTTTTACTGAGATCTAAGACCTTAACCCAATTAACGAAGGATCATAGCTTAGTTGCGAAGCTAGTTCGTATGGGTTTAGTTTCTAAAGAACAAGCTAAAACTCATCCTTATAAACATATGCTTATCAGGGCATTGGGAGAAAGTCCGCTATTACCCATTGATTTGTCGACAGGAACTATACAAACGGGTGATGTATTTTGTCTAATAACCGACGGAATTTTAGAGCATCTAAATGAAAACGAATTAAGAGAATTTCTTTTAGAAAATGAAGAAAATGATAATTTTGGTAAAATTCATAAAAGATTAATACGAGAAGTGAATTCACGTGGTGGTTGTGATAATATGACTATACTAACAGTTAAAGTTATGGAGGATAGTCAAATTGTTAGTTCCTGA
- a CDS encoding serine/threonine protein kinase: protein MLVPEIGDIFENRYKLLKQIGRGGFACVFLADDQLTGEKIVLKFPDVTQLGDPATYERFRRESSIGKLLDHPDLPIALACSEGSPPYLVLKYVEGKNLANILNENGSFPVEQAVTLVISLLEAIHHCHEKGVFHRDLKPENLLLASDGHLKILDFGIALMEGGPRVTWRGFSGLMGTPEYMAPEQIRGERGGAQSDIYSIGCLLYHLIAGSPPFTGDNPLSIMHQHLTSDPRELCRFLPTIDPRIETVIKRALRRRKEERYISALEMANDLRNPDHVDLQWLKKPNPPLIAVMTNERSPWLFIGGAIIVGIVLALLSFLLFH from the coding sequence TTGTTAGTTCCTGAAATTGGCGATATCTTTGAGAACCGTTATAAACTCCTTAAACAGATAGGGAGAGGCGGATTTGCTTGTGTTTTCTTGGCAGATGATCAATTAACCGGCGAAAAAATTGTTCTAAAATTCCCAGACGTTACCCAATTGGGGGATCCTGCCACTTATGAGCGTTTTAGAAGGGAATCATCAATTGGAAAGTTGCTGGATCATCCAGATCTACCGATAGCCTTAGCATGCTCTGAAGGCAGCCCTCCTTACTTAGTATTAAAATATGTGGAAGGTAAAAATCTTGCTAATATATTAAATGAGAACGGAAGTTTTCCTGTTGAGCAGGCGGTTACATTAGTAATTAGCTTATTAGAGGCTATACATCATTGCCACGAAAAAGGAGTTTTTCATCGAGATTTAAAACCAGAAAATTTATTATTGGCTTCGGATGGGCACCTCAAAATTCTAGACTTTGGAATAGCTCTCATGGAAGGTGGTCCGAGAGTCACTTGGCGAGGCTTCTCCGGCTTAATGGGAACTCCTGAATACATGGCCCCTGAACAAATTAGGGGAGAACGGGGTGGTGCCCAAAGTGATATATATTCGATCGGATGCCTTCTGTACCATTTAATAGCTGGAAGCCCACCTTTTACAGGTGATAATCCACTCTCAATAATGCATCAGCACTTAACGAGCGATCCGCGAGAACTTTGCAGATTCCTTCCTACAATAGATCCTAGAATTGAAACTGTTATTAAAAGAGCATTACGGCGTAGAAAAGAAGAACGTTATATAAGTGCTCTTGAAATGGCCAATGACCTTCGGAATCCTGACCATGTTGATCTTCAATGGTTAAAAAAACCCAATCCACCCCTTATTGCAGTGATGACAAATGAACGTTCGCCCTGGTTATTTATTGGCGGTGCGATTATTGTGGGGATTGTTCTGGCTTTGTTGTCCTTCCTACTTTTTCACTGA
- a CDS encoding P-II family nitrogen regulator, translating to MTKIEAYLRPNKLDVVKSALGKFGIHGMTALEVIGCGLQNGYTEVIDGYEYDINLLPKIKIEVIVADNIVDDVVKLIADSARTNKIGDGKIFTYPVGSAMRIRTGETGDDVI from the coding sequence TTGACAAAAATTGAAGCGTACCTTCGCCCCAATAAATTGGATGTCGTTAAGAGCGCATTGGGCAAATTCGGAATACATGGTATGACCGCTTTAGAGGTAATAGGATGTGGGCTTCAAAACGGATATACCGAAGTTATTGATGGTTATGAGTATGACATTAATCTTTTACCGAAAATTAAAATTGAAGTTATCGTCGCAGATAATATTGTCGATGATGTGGTTAAATTAATTGCCGATAGTGCACGAACCAATAAAATCGGAGATGGAAAAATATTTACCTATCCAGTGGGGAGCGCTATGAGAATCCGAACAGGAGAAACTGGAGATGACGTCATATAA
- a CDS encoding bile acid:sodium symporter family protein, whose protein sequence is MKALKWISDHLLLFVFIIGIFSLFYPGLGSSLEWIVSPVLAIMVLNVSMTINTEDLKRIKKYPLLIVWGVFLQFVPMAIFAALIGKLFSQWGDISTGQLLLGSLPADVSAPLMVYLAGGSTAIGTAMLVIAMALTPFVLPNVLAWFGGVNFKIPVSYLIIELALIIILPVVLGIFINYKSVKVKEKEQIWSGIASLCYIILLFVVVSSNAKSIISLKQFALLILLAEIALNLFGFSLAYLTKTFTKQNDVFLPLLSLVSTKEFGIASAAVETMKLNTTLVIPSAFYAVVQMISSPIMAKIAKKHFSHTEN, encoded by the coding sequence ATGAAAGCATTAAAATGGATCTCAGATCACTTATTACTCTTTGTTTTTATCATCGGAATATTTTCGCTTTTTTACCCTGGACTTGGTTCTTCTCTAGAATGGATAGTTTCTCCGGTCTTAGCAATTATGGTTCTAAATGTGAGTATGACCATTAATACTGAGGATTTAAAAAGGATTAAGAAATATCCGTTATTAATTGTTTGGGGGGTATTTCTTCAGTTTGTTCCTATGGCTATATTCGCAGCATTGATAGGAAAGCTATTTTCGCAGTGGGGAGATATAAGTACGGGACAATTGCTGTTGGGTAGTCTTCCCGCTGATGTTTCGGCACCACTAATGGTTTATTTGGCAGGAGGCAGTACAGCTATTGGAACTGCGATGTTGGTCATTGCTATGGCTCTCACTCCGTTCGTTTTGCCGAATGTTCTCGCCTGGTTCGGTGGAGTCAATTTTAAAATACCGGTCTCTTATCTAATTATTGAATTAGCCTTAATCATTATTCTACCTGTTGTATTAGGAATCTTTATAAATTATAAATCTGTAAAAGTTAAAGAGAAGGAACAAATATGGTCGGGGATAGCTTCGCTCTGTTATATAATTCTTTTATTTGTAGTGGTGTCATCTAATGCAAAGTCAATAATATCATTAAAACAATTTGCCTTGTTAATACTGTTAGCTGAAATAGCACTTAATTTATTCGGATTTAGCCTGGCATATCTAACAAAAACTTTTACTAAACAGAACGATGTATTTCTTCCACTGTTATCTCTTGTAAGTACTAAAGAATTCGGTATTGCATCTGCGGCAGTGGAAACCATGAAATTAAATACAACACTGGTTATACCCTCTGCATTCTATGCTGTCGTACAAATGATATCATCACCGATTATGGCCAAAATCGCAAAGAAGCATTTTAGTCATACAGAGAATTGA
- the kdpF gene encoding K(+)-transporting ATPase subunit F, producing MLDLVLGGIVTVGLLVYLSYSLVNAEKI from the coding sequence ATGTTGGACCTAGTATTAGGAGGGATAGTTACGGTGGGTCTTTTGGTTTATTTAAGTTACTCACTTGTAAATGCTGAAAAAATATAA
- the kdpA gene encoding potassium-transporting ATPase subunit KdpA, with protein sequence MRTMDIVQILFYVLILTVLAIPLGRYMAKVFSQENTWVDPLFRPLEKLIYRLTGTDEQSEMDWKSYAGALLIFNFCGFFVLFLLQLLQKYLPLNPQGFGAVSPDLAFNTAASFVTNTNWQAYSGESTMSYMVQMAGFTVQNFVSAATGIVVVIALTRGLARKTASTIGNFWVDLTRSILWILLPLSVIGALVLTQQGVIQNFSSYLHLATLDGGKQTLAMGPVASQEAIKMFGTNGGGFFNANSAHPFENPTPLSNFLEMLFILLIPAALPFTFGHMVGNPKQGRVIFVTMLVLFLIFVGATYSSEMYGNPNVTALGISGPSAMEGKEVRFGVANSALFATITTAASCGAVNAMHDSLTPLGGMIPMLQMMLGEVVFGGVGAGLYGMLIFVILTVFIVGLMVGRTPEYLGKKIESWEIKMATIAILVPAVTILVGSALASVTKAGTSSILNPGPHGLSEILYAFTSAGANNGSAFAGLNANTPFYNIAIGIAILLGRFGIILPVLAIAGGMVKKKAIPEGPGTFQTTGLLFGGLLAGIVIIVSALTFFPALALGPIVEHLIMIGK encoded by the coding sequence ATGAGAACGATGGATATAGTACAAATACTATTTTATGTTTTAATTCTTACAGTTTTAGCTATTCCTTTGGGTCGATATATGGCTAAAGTTTTTAGCCAGGAAAATACTTGGGTTGACCCGCTGTTTCGACCTCTTGAAAAACTGATCTATCGTCTAACGGGAACTGATGAACAAAGCGAGATGGACTGGAAAAGCTATGCCGGGGCACTCCTGATTTTCAACTTCTGTGGTTTTTTCGTTCTTTTTTTACTTCAGTTGCTACAAAAATACCTTCCCCTTAATCCTCAAGGGTTCGGTGCAGTGTCCCCGGATTTAGCGTTTAATACTGCCGCTAGTTTTGTAACGAATACGAACTGGCAAGCGTACTCCGGTGAATCCACCATGAGTTATATGGTACAGATGGCAGGGTTTACTGTCCAAAATTTTGTCTCTGCCGCAACTGGTATCGTTGTGGTGATTGCCCTTACAAGAGGTTTGGCGCGAAAAACCGCATCTACAATCGGAAACTTCTGGGTAGATCTGACTCGTTCCATCTTATGGATATTACTTCCTTTATCAGTGATTGGAGCGCTTGTTCTGACGCAACAAGGTGTTATACAAAATTTTAGTTCGTATTTACATTTGGCAACTCTTGACGGCGGTAAGCAAACTCTTGCTATGGGGCCGGTGGCTTCCCAAGAGGCCATTAAAATGTTTGGAACCAATGGAGGGGGCTTTTTCAATGCCAATTCGGCCCATCCTTTCGAGAATCCTACGCCGTTATCCAACTTTTTAGAAATGCTCTTTATCTTGCTTATTCCGGCTGCTTTACCTTTTACCTTCGGACACATGGTTGGCAATCCCAAACAAGGAAGGGTAATCTTTGTCACGATGCTCGTACTGTTCTTAATATTTGTAGGAGCTACTTATTCCAGTGAAATGTACGGAAATCCAAATGTGACAGCCTTGGGAATCAGTGGTCCTTCGGCCATGGAAGGCAAAGAAGTACGTTTTGGCGTTGCGAATTCTGCGCTCTTTGCCACTATCACTACTGCAGCCTCCTGTGGAGCGGTAAACGCGATGCACGATAGTCTTACCCCCCTCGGTGGTATGATTCCGATGCTGCAAATGATGTTAGGGGAAGTCGTTTTTGGCGGTGTCGGTGCCGGACTCTACGGTATGCTGATCTTTGTAATCTTAACCGTCTTTATAGTGGGTTTAATGGTTGGGCGAACTCCTGAGTATTTGGGCAAAAAAATCGAATCTTGGGAAATAAAAATGGCCACTATTGCGATTCTTGTGCCGGCCGTTACAATTTTGGTGGGAAGTGCTCTGGCGAGTGTTACAAAAGCAGGGACCTCGTCAATCTTAAATCCGGGACCTCATGGTTTAAGTGAGATTCTCTATGCTTTTACTTCTGCTGGAGCGAACAATGGAAGCGCCTTTGCAGGCCTAAATGCTAATACGCCCTTTTATAACATCGCCATTGGGATAGCGATTCTTCTTGGACGATTTGGAATTATTCTTCCAGTCTTAGCAATTGCCGGTGGCATGGTCAAGAAGAAAGCAATTCCTGAAGGCCCCGGTACGTTTCAGACGACAGGCCTGCTTTTTGGAGGTTTACTTGCGGGGATTGTGATTATAGTCAGTGCCTTAACCTTCTTCCCGGCACTTGCCTTGGGTCCAATTGTTGAACATTTAATCATGATTGGGAAATAA
- the kdpB gene encoding potassium-transporting ATPase subunit KdpB, whose translation MQENVSHEGKKTPSGSFNSAMILEASKDAFKKLNPSIMWRNPVMFVVEIVAVLSIYFVLRDLFIHAETLSFNAQIAVWLWITVLFANFSEAIAEGRGKAQASALRKTRSETLAKKLDGEKHVNVPAPDLRKGDIVLVEAGDVIPGDGEVIEGIASVDESAVTGESAPVIRESGGDRSSVTGGTKVLSDWIKVKITANPGETFLDRMIHLVEGAKRQKTPNEIALTILLLGLTIIFLLAVATLEPYAIYSGTIVAVPVLAALLVCLIPTTIGGLLSAIGIAGMDRLLKRNVLAMSGRAVEAAGDVNVLLLDKTGTITLGNRMATEFIPAPDVPVEKLADAAQISSLADETPEGRSIVILAKEKYNLRERDINSLGATFIPFSAQTRMSGVNFEGREIRKGATDAIENYVREQGGIMHPDVIAAVEEIAKKGGTPLVVAEGTQALGVIYLKDVVKGGIKERFAQLRKMGIKTVMITGDNPLTAAAIAAEAGVDDFLAEATPEAKLKLIRDYQNKGHLVAMTGDGTNDAPALAQADVGVAMNSGTQAAKEAGNMVDLDSNPTKLIEVVEIGKQLLMTRGSLTTFSIANDVAKYFAIIPALFFATYPQLKILNIMHLATPQSAILSAVIFNALIIIALVPLALRGVKYEPLGANIILRKNLLFYGLGGLIVPFIGIKIIDLIISALGWA comes from the coding sequence ATGCAAGAAAATGTGAGCCATGAAGGTAAAAAAACCCCTTCGGGGAGTTTTAACTCAGCAATGATCTTGGAAGCCAGCAAAGATGCTTTCAAGAAATTAAACCCTTCGATTATGTGGCGTAATCCGGTTATGTTTGTGGTAGAGATCGTGGCAGTATTAAGCATCTATTTTGTGCTTAGGGATTTGTTTATCCATGCTGAAACATTGAGTTTTAATGCTCAAATTGCAGTTTGGTTATGGATAACGGTTTTATTCGCGAATTTTTCCGAAGCTATCGCCGAGGGGCGAGGAAAAGCACAGGCCTCGGCCCTGCGCAAAACGAGGAGTGAAACATTAGCTAAAAAGCTTGACGGTGAAAAACACGTGAATGTACCCGCCCCCGATCTGCGTAAAGGGGACATTGTTTTAGTAGAAGCAGGGGATGTTATTCCCGGTGACGGGGAAGTCATTGAAGGCATTGCGTCGGTTGATGAAAGTGCAGTCACGGGAGAATCGGCACCCGTTATTCGTGAATCTGGCGGTGACCGCAGTTCCGTTACGGGCGGAACTAAAGTTTTATCAGACTGGATTAAAGTTAAAATTACTGCTAACCCTGGGGAAACCTTTCTGGACCGCATGATTCATTTGGTTGAAGGAGCCAAACGACAAAAAACACCGAACGAAATTGCCTTAACCATTTTGCTTTTAGGGTTAACAATTATTTTCCTGCTGGCAGTTGCTACTCTTGAACCTTATGCTATTTATTCGGGAACCATCGTCGCTGTTCCGGTTCTAGCCGCTCTGTTAGTTTGCCTTATTCCCACAACTATTGGTGGTTTGCTCAGCGCCATTGGGATTGCCGGAATGGATCGTTTGTTAAAACGAAATGTCCTGGCCATGTCCGGTCGGGCTGTAGAGGCTGCCGGCGATGTCAATGTTTTGTTGCTGGATAAGACAGGTACAATTACTCTTGGTAACAGAATGGCGACGGAATTTATCCCGGCACCGGATGTACCGGTGGAAAAACTGGCAGACGCAGCTCAAATTTCCTCACTCGCCGATGAAACTCCGGAAGGACGCAGCATTGTTATCTTAGCAAAAGAAAAATACAATTTGAGAGAGCGTGATATCAATAGTTTAGGCGCCACATTTATACCCTTTAGTGCCCAAACGAGAATGAGCGGTGTTAATTTCGAAGGACGAGAAATTCGCAAAGGGGCAACAGATGCCATTGAAAACTATGTTCGAGAGCAAGGCGGGATTATGCATCCCGATGTTATTGCTGCAGTAGAAGAGATCGCCAAAAAAGGGGGTACCCCTTTAGTTGTGGCAGAAGGAACTCAGGCATTAGGAGTCATCTATCTTAAGGACGTTGTCAAAGGCGGTATTAAAGAACGGTTTGCCCAACTTAGAAAAATGGGCATAAAAACAGTCATGATTACAGGCGATAATCCGCTTACAGCGGCTGCCATAGCAGCAGAGGCAGGAGTTGATGATTTCTTAGCTGAAGCAACTCCGGAAGCAAAATTGAAGCTGATTAGAGATTACCAAAATAAAGGGCATCTCGTGGCCATGACAGGGGACGGAACAAATGATGCCCCGGCACTGGCTCAGGCAGACGTAGGAGTAGCCATGAACAGCGGGACTCAGGCAGCTAAAGAAGCGGGCAATATGGTTGATTTAGACAGTAACCCTACAAAACTGATTGAAGTTGTGGAAATTGGTAAACAGCTTTTAATGACGAGAGGTTCACTGACTACATTCAGTATCGCCAATGATGTAGCAAAATACTTTGCCATCATTCCGGCCTTATTCTTTGCCACTTATCCTCAATTAAAGATCTTAAATATTATGCACTTAGCTACTCCCCAAAGTGCCATCCTGTCAGCAGTGATTTTTAACGCTTTGATTATCATCGCGCTAGTACCTCTTGCTTTACGCGGGGTGAAATACGAACCCCTTGGAGCGAATATTATTCTGAGAAAAAATCTCTTGTTCTATGGTTTAGGTGGTTTGATTGTCCCATTCATCGGAATTAAAATCATTGATTTGATTATCTCAGCTTTAGGCTGGGCGTAA
- the kdpC gene encoding potassium-transporting ATPase subunit KdpC, with protein sequence MMLKQFIKGVAMLLVMIVLTGIAYPLVVTGLAQLFFPHQANGSLVYKNGKAVGSQLIGQNLSDPKYFQPRPSAAGTNGYDATASGGSNLGPTNKDLLKAVADRANTIRRQNGLSSSQEIPSDLVTASASGLDPDITPEGAMLQVPRIAKLRNLPAATIRNLVQQDTTPRQLGIFGEPRVNVLRLNLDLDGLTK encoded by the coding sequence ATGATGCTAAAGCAATTTATCAAGGGTGTTGCCATGCTGCTTGTAATGATTGTTCTGACAGGAATTGCTTATCCCTTAGTCGTGACGGGTCTTGCACAGCTGTTTTTTCCACATCAAGCGAACGGATCTTTGGTATATAAGAATGGTAAAGCGGTGGGATCACAGTTAATCGGACAGAATTTATCTGATCCTAAGTACTTCCAACCAAGACCTTCGGCTGCCGGAACAAATGGTTATGATGCGACAGCATCGGGGGGATCTAATTTAGGTCCTACGAATAAGGATCTCCTCAAGGCAGTGGCAGATCGGGCAAATACTATCCGCAGGCAAAACGGATTAAGCTCGAGCCAGGAGATTCCTTCGGATTTGGTGACTGCTTCGGCAAGCGGCTTAGATCCTGATATAACTCCGGAAGGAGCTATGCTTCAAGTTCCCAGGATAGCAAAATTAAGAAATCTGCCTGCTGCAACAATCAGAAATCTTGTCCAACAAGATACAACCCCACGGCAATTAGGGATTTTCGGAGAGCCGAGAGTAAATGTTCTTCGACTAAACCTTGATCTTGACGGCTTGACGAAATGA